Proteins encoded together in one Streptomyces sp. NBC_01408 window:
- a CDS encoding exodeoxyribonuclease III codes for MRIATYNVNSITARLPRLLAWLESSGTDVLCIQETKCSAEQFPHAELRELGYESAVNATGRWNGVALLSKVGMEGVVTGLPGGPDYEGVQEPRAISAICGGVRVWSVYVPNGREVAHDHYGYKLNWFRSLTTAIAEDAAGARPFAVLGDFNVAPTDEDVYDPAVFAGATHVTPAERAALEALRAAGLTEVLPRALKYDRAYTFWDYRMLAFPKNRGMRIDLVFGNEPFAKAVTDAYVDREERKGKGASDHAPVVVDLDLDPQAP; via the coding sequence ATGCGTATCGCCACGTACAACGTCAACTCGATCACCGCCCGGCTGCCGCGCCTGCTCGCCTGGCTGGAGAGCTCCGGTACGGATGTCCTGTGCATCCAGGAGACCAAGTGCTCGGCCGAGCAGTTCCCGCACGCCGAGCTGCGCGAGCTGGGCTACGAGTCGGCCGTCAACGCCACCGGCCGGTGGAACGGCGTGGCCCTGCTCTCCAAGGTCGGCATGGAGGGCGTGGTGACGGGGCTGCCCGGCGGGCCCGACTACGAGGGCGTCCAGGAGCCCCGCGCGATCTCCGCGATCTGCGGCGGGGTGCGCGTCTGGTCGGTGTACGTGCCCAACGGCCGCGAGGTCGCGCACGACCACTACGGCTACAAGCTGAACTGGTTCCGCTCCCTGACCACCGCGATCGCCGAGGACGCGGCCGGCGCCCGCCCCTTCGCGGTGCTCGGCGACTTCAACGTGGCCCCGACCGACGAGGACGTCTACGACCCGGCCGTCTTCGCGGGCGCCACCCACGTGACCCCGGCCGAGCGGGCGGCCCTGGAGGCCCTGCGCGCCGCCGGGCTCACCGAGGTGCTGCCGCGCGCGCTCAAGTACGACCGCGCCTACACGTTCTGGGACTACCGCATGCTCGCCTTCCCCAAGAACAGGGGCATGCGCATCGACCTGGTGTTCGGCAACGAGCCCTTCGCCAAGGCCGTGACCGACGCCTATGTGGACCGCGAGGAGCGCAAGGGCAAGGGTGCCTCCGACCACGCCCCGGTCGTCGTGGACCTGGACCTGGACCCGCAGGCCCCGTAG
- a CDS encoding amino acid ABC transporter ATP-binding protein: protein MAVDPLIELRDVNKHFGELHVLQDINLTVGRGEVVVIIGPSGSGKSTLCRAINRLETIESGTIRLDGQPLPAEGKELAHLRAEVGMVFQSFNLFAHKTVLANVSLAQMKVRGRKRDEADKRSRELLERVGLADQAAKYPAQLSGGQQQRVAIARALAMNPKALLFDEPTSALDPEMINEVLEVMRQLASEGMTMVVVTHEMGFARSAANRVVFMADGRIVEDRTPEEFFTAPESERAKDFLSKILKH from the coding sequence ATGGCCGTCGATCCGTTGATCGAGCTGCGGGACGTGAACAAACACTTCGGAGAGTTGCACGTACTCCAAGACATCAACCTCACCGTCGGCCGCGGGGAGGTGGTGGTGATCATCGGCCCCTCCGGATCCGGGAAATCGACCCTGTGCCGGGCGATCAACCGGCTGGAGACCATCGAATCGGGGACGATCAGACTCGACGGGCAGCCGTTGCCCGCCGAGGGCAAGGAACTGGCCCACCTGCGCGCCGAGGTCGGGATGGTCTTCCAGTCCTTCAACCTCTTCGCGCACAAGACCGTCCTCGCCAACGTGTCCCTCGCGCAGATGAAGGTCCGGGGGCGCAAGAGGGACGAGGCGGACAAGCGCTCGCGGGAACTCCTGGAACGCGTGGGCCTCGCCGACCAGGCCGCCAAGTACCCCGCCCAGCTCTCCGGCGGCCAGCAGCAGCGCGTGGCCATCGCCCGGGCCCTCGCCATGAACCCCAAGGCCCTGCTCTTCGACGAGCCCACGTCGGCGCTCGACCCGGAGATGATCAACGAGGTGCTGGAGGTCATGCGGCAGCTCGCCAGCGAGGGCATGACCATGGTCGTGGTCACCCACGAGATGGGCTTCGCCCGCTCCGCCGCCAACCGCGTCGTGTTCATGGCCGACGGCAGGATCGTCGAGGACCGGACTCCGGAGGAGTTCTTCACCGCCCCCGAGAGCGAGCGGGCCAAGGACTTCCTCTCCAAGATCCTGAAGCACTGA
- a CDS encoding MBL fold metallo-hydrolase, with translation MKFTKRLHSCVQLEKDGHTLVIDPGAFSEPDAGLGADALLVTHEHPDHFEEGRLRAALDANPAAALWTLRSVAEKLAPAYPGRVHTVGHGDTFTAAGFEVQVHGELHAVIHPDLPRITNVGYLVDGSLFHPGDALTVPDAPVETLMLPVHAPWNKVSEVIDYLREVKPRRAFDIHDAYLSDIARPVYDTALGALGGSDHGRLTAGDSTEL, from the coding sequence ATGAAGTTCACCAAGCGGCTGCATTCCTGCGTCCAGCTGGAGAAGGACGGGCACACGCTCGTCATCGACCCGGGCGCCTTCAGCGAACCGGACGCGGGCCTGGGCGCCGACGCCCTGCTGGTCACGCACGAGCACCCCGACCACTTCGAGGAGGGCCGGCTGCGGGCCGCCCTCGACGCGAATCCGGCGGCGGCCCTGTGGACCCTGCGCAGTGTCGCGGAGAAGCTCGCCCCCGCCTATCCCGGCCGGGTGCACACCGTGGGCCACGGGGACACCTTCACCGCGGCCGGTTTCGAGGTGCAGGTGCACGGCGAACTGCACGCGGTGATCCACCCCGACCTGCCGCGGATCACGAACGTCGGCTACCTCGTGGACGGTTCGCTCTTCCACCCCGGCGACGCGCTGACCGTGCCCGACGCCCCGGTCGAGACCCTGATGCTCCCGGTGCACGCCCCCTGGAACAAGGTCTCCGAGGTGATCGACTACCTCCGCGAGGTCAAGCCGCGGCGCGCGTTCGACATCCACGACGCGTACCTGTCCGACATCGCCAGGCCGGTCTACGACACGGCGCTGGGCGCCCTGGGCGGCTCCGACCACGGCCGACTCACCGCCGGGGACAGCACCGAACTATGA
- a CDS encoding DUF6278 family protein, protein MNIPFLDKWLNRHETEQGAGLAAALAEDPEGVDELFAECEMLRDQARAAGLELDQSPASLEQLDQLMPRWRRDPEAVPWLGNDAGFYLGTVIIKTIAGAGWQVWPNGQPVIRLASGRELNVIESGVSWAMTGSPELSQAYAEASEG, encoded by the coding sequence ATGAACATCCCTTTCCTGGACAAGTGGCTGAACCGGCACGAAACGGAACAGGGTGCGGGGCTCGCCGCCGCTCTCGCGGAGGACCCCGAGGGTGTCGACGAGTTGTTCGCGGAGTGCGAGATGCTGCGCGACCAGGCGAGGGCGGCCGGCCTCGAACTCGACCAGAGCCCGGCCTCGTTGGAACAGCTCGACCAGCTGATGCCCCGCTGGCGGCGGGACCCCGAGGCGGTGCCGTGGCTGGGCAACGACGCGGGCTTCTACCTCGGGACCGTGATCATCAAGACCATCGCGGGCGCCGGCTGGCAGGTGTGGCCCAACGGTCAGCCGGTGATCCGGCTGGCCTCGGGCCGGGAGCTGAACGTGATCGAGTCGGGGGTCTCCTGGGCGATGACGGGGTCCCCCGAGCTCAGCCAGGCGTACGCGGAGGCCTCCGAAGGCTGA